The sequence TGCAATTTCAATTTATGAAGTTCATGCCGCTTACCGGATGAATAATCTTTACATAGTATTTGAATACGGTAATATCGACTATGAAAAATATAATTTGAGAAAATCCAACGGATTTTATCTCGACCTCGGTTACGACATTTCCGGACTGTTGAACTGGAAAACGAAAGTAATTCCTTTTGTAAGGTATTCCGATTATAATACGGCAGCGTCGACTATTACCGGAGGCGATTCCGAAAAGGCGAATCACTATTCCTACTGGATGGTCGGCTGTTCGGTAAAACCGATCGACAAAGTGGTATTTAAAATAGATTACGGCATGCGGACTAAAGAACTCGGTTCGCAAGAAACCACTCTTTTCAATTTAGGCGTCGGATATATGTTCTGAGAAAAATTATGGTCCGATTTATTATTATATATTTATTGTTGTTAAGCACTGTCTGCGCCGGTATTAAGGAAGAAGCCGAAAAAACCGTCAAAAGTTTTTTCGGCTCCGGCTTTAAAGTGGAAATGATTAAATACGATATACCGGACGATATCAAAACAAGACTGGAGAATAAATACCGTCAGAAATTTTTCAGGGACAATTTGTACATATGGAAAATATACCGCGGAGATACACTGCGAGCCGTTGCGGCGCTGGACAACGTTTACGGTAAATCGCTACCGATTACCTTTCTCGTAGTTTTCGATACGCAGGCAAAAGTAATCAATGCGGAAATAATAAAATACAGAGAATCTTACGGAGGAGCGGTAAAAGAAAAAGTTTGGTTGCAGCAATTCCGCGGGAAGGACGCTTCTTCGTCATTCGAATTCGGCAAGGAGATCAATTCCATCAGCGGCGCTACAATTTCCGCCGGGTCTGTTACCAAAGGAATAGCCAAACTAACCGAGTTGATAAATATTATTAAATCCGATTTATGACTCTAAAACTGAAAAACCTGGATAAACACCTTAAACTTTTCCTTGCCGTATATTTGTTTACCCTTACGGCAGGCGTAAGTATCGGCGTATTGTTTGTGAGGCATACCACTCATATGTCGACCGAAGGAGTAATTGAAAGATTTAACGGATCACAGTCAGGCGACGACTTTGAGATAAAGGAAACTTATCCTAAACCCGTATCCGAGCTAATTATTACAACTCACAACCACATACTGGGACTGTCGTTCGTATTTTTCACCGTGG comes from Melioribacter roseus P3M-2 and encodes:
- a CDS encoding FMN-binding protein, with translation MVRFIIIYLLLLSTVCAGIKEEAEKTVKSFFGSGFKVEMIKYDIPDDIKTRLENKYRQKFFRDNLYIWKIYRGDTLRAVAALDNVYGKSLPITFLVVFDTQAKVINAEIIKYRESYGGAVKEKVWLQQFRGKDASSSFEFGKEINSISGATISAGSVTKGIAKLTELINIIKSDL